One Blattabacterium cuenoti DNA window includes the following coding sequences:
- a CDS encoding bifunctional 5,10-methylenetetrahydrofolate dehydrogenase/5,10-methenyltetrahydrofolate cyclohydrolase, with protein sequence MLNKLLDGNQLAVKIKNEINREIKNKILNKNKKIPHLGIILTGNNKSSILYVRNKIKECKNIGIQSTLIQLQKNIKEDILLDKIKFMNENPTIDGFIVQLPLEKHINQNKIILSINPKKDVDGFHPENIGKMILGIDCFYPATALGIITLLEKNNIKIHGKYTVVIGRSLIVGRPVSILMSRNHTIGNSTVTLVHSKTPNIEFYTKKADIIIVSVGIPKFLTGKMIKKGAVVIDVGIHNILNKIIGDVDFKSVYKKVSYITPVPGGVGPITIAMLLQNTLKAALNNIK encoded by the coding sequence ATGTTAAATAAATTATTGGATGGTAATCAATTAGCTGTTAAAATAAAAAATGAAATTAATAGAGAAATAAAAAATAAAATATTAAATAAAAATAAAAAAATTCCTCATTTAGGAATTATTTTAACAGGTAATAATAAATCTAGCATTTTATACGTAAGAAATAAGATTAAAGAATGTAAAAATATAGGTATTCAATCCACATTAATTCAACTCCAAAAAAATATAAAAGAAGATATTTTATTAGATAAAATCAAATTTATGAATGAAAATCCAACGATAGACGGATTTATTGTTCAATTACCTCTTGAAAAACATATTAATCAAAATAAAATTATTTTATCTATTAATCCAAAAAAAGATGTAGATGGATTTCATCCTGAAAATATTGGAAAGATGATTCTAGGAATCGATTGTTTTTATCCTGCAACTGCATTAGGAATTATTACTTTATTAGAAAAAAATAATATAAAAATACATGGAAAATATACTGTAGTAATTGGAAGAAGTTTAATCGTGGGTAGACCCGTTAGTATTTTAATGAGTAGAAACCATACTATTGGTAATAGTACAGTTACTCTTGTTCATAGTAAAACTCCTAATATAGAATTTTATACAAAAAAAGCTGATATCATCATAGTTTCTGTTGGAATACCAAAATTTCTTACAGGAAAAATGATAAAAAAAGGAGCTGTCGTTATAGATGTAGGGATTCATAATATTCTTAATAAAATAATTGGAGACGTAGATTTTAAAAGTGTATACAAAAAAGTTTCTTATATTACTCCAGTTCCAGGGGGGGTGGGCCCTATAACAATAGCAATGCTATTACAAAATACATTAAAAGCTGCATTAAACAATATAAAATGA
- the hisF gene encoding imidazole glycerol phosphate synthase subunit HisF, with protein MLTKRIIPCLDIKNGRTVKGVNFKQLKDAGDPIKLVRWYTEQGADELIFLDITATNEDKKILLKLVKKMSYYINIPFTVGGGIKEEKDVEMLLKCGADKISINTAAFKNPNILDDLSKRFGSQCIVLAIDTKYNNGKWTVYLNGGRISTNINTIDWAYEGYNRGAGEILLTSMNHDGTKNGFALDITKNISEKINIPVIASGGAGSLNDFYKVFKNGKADAALAASIFHYNEIKIHDLKIYLKNKNIPVRIT; from the coding sequence ATGTTAACTAAACGAATTATACCATGTTTGGACATTAAAAATGGAAGAACAGTAAAAGGGGTAAATTTTAAACAATTGAAAGACGCTGGAGATCCAATAAAATTGGTTCGTTGGTATACAGAACAAGGAGCCGATGAATTAATTTTTTTAGATATAACAGCTACGAATGAAGATAAAAAAATTTTACTAAAATTGGTAAAAAAAATGTCATATTATATTAATATTCCATTTACTGTTGGAGGTGGGATTAAAGAAGAAAAAGACGTAGAAATGTTATTAAAATGTGGAGCAGATAAAATATCTATAAATACTGCAGCATTTAAAAATCCAAATATCTTAGATGATTTGTCTAAAAGATTTGGTAGTCAATGTATAGTCCTAGCTATTGATACTAAGTACAACAATGGTAAATGGACAGTTTATTTAAATGGAGGAAGAATATCTACAAATATCAATACTATAGATTGGGCATATGAAGGATATAATAGAGGCGCTGGTGAAATATTATTAACCTCTATGAATCATGATGGTACAAAAAATGGATTTGCTCTTGATATTACAAAAAACATATCTGAAAAAATTAATATACCAGTGATTGCATCTGGGGGTGCGGGTTCTTTAAATGATTTTTATAAAGTTTTTAAAAATGGAAAAGCAGATGCAGCATTAGCTGCTAGTATATTTCATTATAATGAAATAAAAATACATGATTTAAAAATATATTTAAAAAATAAAAATATTCCTGTTAGAATAACATAA
- the serS gene encoding serine--tRNA ligase, giving the protein MLKTYFLRKNKEKVLLGLRKRRFKKLYLIDEILMLDNEKREIQISLNKILENENILSRKISNFIKNNKDLSQIKYLINNSILLKKKRKYFKKKLKNITVSINEKLICIPNIPNDSVIENYDKNYIIFQHGKTSSYIKNPLPHWELSKKFRLFDLNLGSKICKSGFAVYIDKCAKLHRSLIQYFLDKNTSNFYTEYSLPYLINNISGFSTGQLPDKNNQMYFIEKDNFHLIPTGEIPLMNCYRNKVFKDTDLPIKATTYTSCFRREAGSYGSKTRGLNRLHQFEKVEIIQISVPENSDHSLHEMITHVKQILKSLELPFRIIQLKASDLAYSSSITYDFEVYSIAQKKWLEVSSISNCNDFQSRRLNIKYKKKFTGEIEYCHTLNGSSLALPRILISILENNQTDHKINIPKVLIPYTGFHYIK; this is encoded by the coding sequence ATGTTAAAAACTTATTTTTTACGTAAAAATAAAGAAAAGGTATTATTAGGATTAAGAAAAAGAAGATTCAAAAAATTATATTTAATAGATGAAATATTAATGTTAGATAATGAAAAAAGAGAAATTCAAATTTCTTTAAATAAAATATTAGAAAATGAAAATATTTTATCTAGAAAAATATCTAATTTTATAAAAAATAATAAAGATTTATCTCAAATAAAATATTTAATAAACAATTCTATTCTTTTAAAAAAGAAAAGAAAATATTTTAAAAAAAAATTAAAAAATATTACTGTCTCCATAAATGAAAAATTAATTTGTATTCCCAATATACCAAATGATAGTGTTATAGAAAATTATGATAAAAATTATATAATTTTTCAACATGGAAAAACATCTTCTTATATAAAGAATCCTCTTCCTCACTGGGAATTATCTAAAAAATTTAGATTATTTGATTTAAATTTAGGTTCAAAAATATGTAAGTCTGGATTTGCAGTATATATAGATAAGTGTGCAAAACTACATAGAAGTTTAATACAGTATTTTTTAGATAAAAATACTAGCAATTTTTATACAGAATATAGTTTACCATATTTAATTAATAATATATCTGGATTTTCTACAGGACAACTACCAGATAAAAATAATCAAATGTATTTTATAGAAAAAGATAATTTTCATCTTATTCCAACTGGAGAAATACCTCTTATGAATTGTTATAGAAATAAAGTTTTTAAAGATACAGATCTTCCTATAAAAGCTACTACCTATACCTCTTGTTTTAGAAGAGAGGCTGGATCTTACGGTTCTAAAACTAGAGGATTAAATAGACTTCATCAATTTGAAAAAGTTGAAATTATTCAAATTTCTGTTCCTGAAAATTCAGATCATTCATTACATGAAATGATTACACATGTAAAACAAATTTTAAAATCATTAGAATTACCCTTTCGTATTATTCAATTAAAAGCATCAGATTTAGCTTATTCGTCATCTATTACCTATGATTTTGAAGTTTATTCTATTGCTCAAAAAAAATGGTTGGAAGTTAGTTCTATATCAAATTGTAATGATTTTCAATCAAGAAGATTAAATATTAAATATAAAAAAAAATTTACAGGAGAAATTGAATATTGTCATACTTTAAATGGAAGTTCATTGGCTTTACCTAGAATATTAATTTCCATTTTAGAAAATAATCAAACAGATCATAAAATTAATATACCAAAAGTATTAATCCCTTATACAGGATTTCATTATATCAAATAA
- the rsmA gene encoding 16S rRNA (adenine(1518)-N(6)/adenine(1519)-N(6))-dimethyltransferase RsmA, translating to MYKSHFKKIKFDQYFLKNNNIARKIVDNLSLNNYNIVVEIGPGLGILTKNLLKLKKKKLIKNFFLIEIDKELITFIKKIFFISDKNIINRDFLKWNPEEISLYNFAIIGNFPYSISSKILFHILKYHHYIPECIGMFQKEFVERILSKSGKKHGILSILVQSFYEIKYLFTVKKNNFLPFSRVESSVIFLKRKKNIISFEEKKLFFKCVKIAFNQRRKKLKNSLQSINILNLYEIPFLNKRAEELSIKEFIQLIKEIKISNVK from the coding sequence ATGTATAAATCACATTTTAAAAAGATTAAGTTTGATCAATATTTTTTAAAAAATAATAATATAGCTAGAAAAATTGTAGATAACCTTTCACTTAATAATTATAATATTGTTGTAGAAATAGGTCCAGGATTAGGAATTTTAACAAAAAATTTATTAAAACTAAAAAAAAAAAAACTAATTAAAAATTTTTTCTTAATAGAAATTGATAAAGAATTAATCACTTTTATAAAAAAAATTTTTTTTATTTCTGATAAAAATATTATAAATAGAGATTTTTTAAAATGGAATCCAGAAGAAATTTCGTTATATAATTTCGCAATTATTGGTAATTTTCCTTATTCTATATCTTCAAAAATACTTTTTCATATATTAAAATATCATCATTATATACCAGAATGTATTGGTATGTTTCAAAAAGAATTTGTAGAACGAATTCTTTCTAAGAGTGGAAAAAAACATGGAATATTATCAATATTAGTACAGTCATTTTATGAAATAAAATATCTTTTTACAGTAAAAAAAAATAATTTTCTACCTTTTTCTAGGGTAGAATCATCAGTAATTTTTTTAAAAAGAAAAAAAAACATAATTTCTTTTGAAGAAAAGAAATTATTTTTTAAATGTGTGAAAATTGCATTTAATCAAAGAAGAAAAAAACTAAAAAATTCTCTACAATCGATAAATATTTTAAATTTATATGAAATACCATTTTTAAATAAAAGAGCAGAAGAATTATCTATTAAAGAATTTATTCAATTAATAAAAGAAATAAAAATTTCAAATGTTAAATAA
- a CDS encoding dihydrofolate reductase — MKIILIASVSKNGFIGKKNKLMWNLPNDLKRFKKLTLGKPIVMGRKTFDSIGKILPERNNIILTRNKNFLLKKIKIIHSEEEIYKLPYKKIYIIGGEQLYHKMIKIASLIELTLVHKNFNGDSKFPKIEKKYWKKIKESFCKKDEKHLYNYSFITLEKINLKIN; from the coding sequence GTGAAAATAATATTAATTGCATCAGTTTCAAAAAATGGATTTATAGGAAAAAAAAATAAATTAATGTGGAATCTTCCTAATGATTTAAAAAGATTTAAAAAATTAACTTTAGGAAAACCCATTGTTATGGGAAGAAAAACTTTTGATTCAATTGGTAAAATTCTTCCTGAAAGAAATAATATCATACTAACAAGAAATAAAAATTTTTTATTAAAAAAAATAAAAATAATTCATTCAGAAGAAGAAATTTATAAACTTCCTTATAAAAAAATATATATTATTGGAGGAGAACAGTTATATCATAAAATGATTAAAATAGCTAGTTTAATAGAACTAACTTTAGTTCATAAAAATTTTAATGGAGACTCTAAATTTCCTAAAATTGAAAAAAAATATTGGAAAAAAATAAAAGAATCCTTTTGTAAAAAGGATGAAAAACATTTATATAATTATAGTTTTATAACATTAGAGAAAATAAATTTAAAAATTAATTAA
- the metF gene encoding methylenetetrahydrofolate reductase [NAD(P)H] gives MKVTDHIYKTKNSLFSFEILPPLRGKNIKDIFSSLDPLMEFNPPFIDVTYHREEFIYIEKKNGLLKRKKISKRPGTISVCAAIMNKYKIDAVPHIICGEFNKQMIENILIDLNFLGINNVLLLRGDPLKYEEKSFSNINGYKHASDLVKQVKNLNLGKTVNKNFLQKRNFQIFDFCIGVAGYPEKHLESPNIESDLFFLKKKVESGADYIITQMFFDNKKYFSFVERCRMEGISVPIIPGIKPISSKKQLNSLPSKFYLSIPNELVKEIEKTEDKKDIFHIGIEWAIHQSKELKNYGVKIIHYYTMNKPEIIYKIVQSIF, from the coding sequence ATGAAAGTTACAGACCATATATACAAAACAAAAAATAGTTTATTTTCTTTTGAAATTTTACCTCCTTTAAGAGGAAAAAATATTAAAGATATTTTCTCAAGTTTAGACCCGCTAATGGAATTTAATCCACCTTTTATTGATGTTACTTATCATCGTGAAGAATTTATTTATATAGAAAAAAAAAATGGATTATTAAAAAGAAAAAAAATATCAAAACGACCAGGGACAATCAGTGTATGTGCAGCTATTATGAATAAATATAAAATTGATGCAGTACCGCATATAATATGTGGAGAGTTCAATAAACAAATGATAGAAAATATTTTAATAGATTTAAATTTTTTAGGTATCAATAATGTATTATTACTCAGAGGAGATCCATTAAAATATGAAGAAAAATCTTTCTCAAATATAAATGGATATAAACATGCCTCTGATTTGGTTAAACAAGTTAAAAATCTAAATTTAGGTAAAACTGTTAATAAAAATTTTCTACAAAAAAGAAATTTTCAAATATTTGATTTTTGTATTGGTGTTGCAGGTTATCCTGAAAAACATTTAGAATCTCCTAATATAGAAAGTGATTTATTTTTTTTAAAAAAAAAAGTAGAATCAGGAGCAGATTATATTATAACTCAAATGTTTTTTGATAATAAAAAATATTTTTCTTTTGTAGAAAGATGTAGAATGGAAGGAATTTCAGTACCAATTATTCCTGGAATAAAACCAATTTCTTCTAAAAAACAACTTAATAGTTTACCTTCTAAATTTTACTTAAGTATACCTAACGAATTAGTAAAAGAAATCGAAAAAACTGAAGATAAAAAAGATATATTTCATATAGGAATAGAATGGGCAATTCATCAATCCAAAGAATTGAAAAATTATGGAGTTAAAATTATTCATTATTATACAATGAATAAACCTGAAATCATTTATAAAATAGTTCAATCTATTTTTTAA
- a CDS encoding 7-carboxy-7-deazaguanine synthase QueE, with product MNEIKFPIQECFYSIQGEGYFFGTPSYFIRFKGCHIRCNWCDTKQSWNIHNDDFISIKKIISNININSKIIILTGGEPMMWNLFPLIKILKKQGYRIHIETSGFYPINNIYIDWITISPKKNKVPLKKNYEKINELKIIISNETDFLFAEEQASYIKKKCVLFLQPEWNNKKKITPKIIHYIKNNPKWRISLQIHKILNIN from the coding sequence ATGAATGAGATTAAATTTCCAATACAAGAATGTTTTTATTCTATTCAAGGAGAAGGTTATTTTTTTGGAACTCCATCATATTTTATTCGTTTTAAAGGTTGTCATATCAGATGTAATTGGTGTGATACTAAACAAAGTTGGAACATACATAATGACGATTTTATTTCAATAAAAAAAATAATATCTAATATCAATATTAATTCAAAAATAATAATTTTAACAGGAGGAGAACCTATGATGTGGAATTTATTTCCTTTAATAAAAATTTTAAAAAAACAAGGATACCGTATTCATATTGAAACATCTGGATTTTATCCAATAAATAATATATATATAGATTGGATAACTATTTCTCCTAAAAAAAATAAAGTACCTTTAAAAAAAAATTATGAAAAAATTAATGAATTAAAAATTATTATTTCAAATGAAACAGATTTTTTATTTGCAGAAGAACAAGCGTCGTATATAAAAAAAAAATGTGTACTATTTTTACAACCTGAATGGAATAATAAAAAAAAAATTACTCCTAAAATTATTCATTATATTAAAAATAATCCAAAATGGAGAATATCATTACAGATTCATAAAATATTAAATATTAATTAG
- a CDS encoding valine--tRNA ligase: protein MNFDIPKKYDHKFVEKEIYDKWIKGDYFSSYPDNRQPYTIIMPPPNVTGKLHIGHALNNTIQDLLVRYSRMKGYNVCWVPGLDHASIATEAKVVEKLIEKKKYKIDLGRKKFISYVLKWVEFHKKIILDQIKILGCSCDWNRFQFTMDDKLYQSVIKVFIDLYKNGYIYRGYRVVNWDTKSMTTISDEEIIYKNKIRCLYYIKYKIECKNKYVVIATTRPETIFGDTAICVNPNDNRFIHLNEKKVIIPIINKSVPVIKDSCADMNFGTGCFKVTPAHDIRDKYLSEKYQLDVVNIFNKDGTMNEKGLHYQNMDRFYVRKKVIEELKNIGCLLKIEKLKQKIGFSERSLSEVEYIPSIQWFLRMKEMSKKSFDSIKNEEILFYPKEHKKIYFQWMKKIRDWNISRQLWWGHRIPAFFYGKGINDFVVAKNFKEALKEVKKKIKYSRFTIHDLKQDPDVLDTWFSSWILPLSVFDGIRYPYNNEIKYYYPLDDMVTGSDILFFWISRMIMSSFLLKNEKPFKKVFFTGIIRDINNKKISKSLNNSPDYTYLINKYGADSIRFGIVLKTIAGKDFFFDEKICLQGRNFVNKVWNAFRLINSLKKVNKFKKNEEYIPPYCVKNWIINRFYYILDIINQHILKYKFNESLMILYKFFLYDFCSIFLEIIKPDKKKYLSEETYLFIIKYFEKILKLLHPYIPFISEKIWNLIKIRKNNEALIISSWPVKKKFDIKVVNSFERIIKIISLTRNIKNKNRINKNATCILFSMKKENKKYYSILNKLANISKVVLLSNEPKNSSSFYFFLLNSEKFFLLFNDSIKSKKLHYKDNIIKKIKHLKTFLSIIKNNLLNKNFLLSAPKKIILKEQKKKIDTIKKINSLEEYLKSIQKK, encoded by the coding sequence ATGAATTTTGATATACCGAAAAAATACGATCATAAATTTGTTGAAAAAGAAATATATGATAAATGGATAAAAGGTGATTATTTTTCTTCTTATCCAGATAATCGTCAACCTTATACTATTATTATGCCCCCCCCAAATGTTACTGGTAAATTACATATAGGACATGCATTGAATAATACTATACAAGATCTATTAGTAAGATATTCAAGAATGAAAGGATATAATGTATGTTGGGTACCTGGATTAGATCATGCATCTATTGCAACAGAGGCAAAAGTAGTAGAAAAATTAATTGAAAAAAAAAAATATAAAATTGATTTAGGGAGAAAAAAATTTATATCATATGTATTAAAATGGGTAGAATTTCATAAAAAAATTATTTTAGATCAAATAAAAATATTAGGATGTTCTTGTGATTGGAATCGTTTTCAATTTACTATGGATGATAAATTATATCAATCGGTTATAAAAGTTTTTATTGATTTGTATAAAAATGGATATATATATAGAGGATACCGAGTAGTAAATTGGGATACTAAATCAATGACTACTATATCTGATGAAGAAATAATATATAAAAATAAAATTAGATGTTTATATTATATAAAATATAAGATAGAATGTAAAAATAAATATGTTGTAATCGCTACTACCAGACCCGAAACCATTTTTGGTGATACTGCTATTTGTGTTAATCCAAACGATAATCGTTTTATTCATCTAAATGAGAAAAAAGTGATAATTCCGATTATTAATAAATCTGTACCTGTAATAAAAGATTCGTGTGCAGATATGAATTTTGGAACTGGATGTTTTAAAGTTACTCCAGCACATGATATTCGTGATAAATATTTGTCTGAAAAATATCAACTAGATGTAGTCAATATTTTTAATAAAGATGGTACTATGAATGAAAAAGGACTTCATTATCAAAATATGGATAGATTTTATGTAAGAAAAAAAGTAATTGAAGAATTGAAAAATATAGGATGTTTATTAAAAATAGAGAAGTTAAAACAAAAAATAGGATTTTCAGAACGTTCTTTATCAGAAGTTGAATATATACCATCTATTCAATGGTTTTTAAGAATGAAAGAAATGTCAAAAAAATCTTTTGATTCTATTAAAAATGAAGAAATATTATTTTATCCAAAAGAACATAAAAAAATTTATTTTCAATGGATGAAAAAAATTAGAGATTGGAATATATCTAGACAATTATGGTGGGGTCATCGTATTCCTGCATTTTTTTATGGAAAAGGAATTAATGATTTTGTAGTAGCGAAAAATTTTAAGGAAGCTTTAAAAGAAGTTAAGAAAAAAATTAAATATAGTAGATTTACTATTCATGATTTAAAACAGGATCCAGATGTTTTAGATACATGGTTCTCATCTTGGATATTACCTTTATCTGTATTTGATGGAATAAGATATCCATATAATAATGAAATTAAATATTATTATCCATTAGATGATATGGTAACGGGATCAGATATATTATTTTTCTGGATTTCAAGAATGATTATGTCTAGTTTTTTATTAAAAAACGAAAAACCTTTTAAAAAAGTTTTTTTTACTGGAATAATTAGGGATATAAATAATAAAAAAATATCAAAATCATTAAATAACTCTCCAGATTATACATACTTAATTAATAAGTATGGAGCAGATTCAATAAGATTTGGAATAGTTTTAAAAACTATTGCAGGAAAAGACTTTTTTTTTGATGAAAAAATATGTTTACAAGGAAGAAATTTTGTTAATAAAGTTTGGAATGCATTTCGTTTGATAAATAGTTTAAAAAAAGTAAATAAGTTTAAAAAAAATGAGGAATATATACCTCCGTATTGTGTTAAAAATTGGATAATAAATCGTTTTTATTATATATTAGATATTATTAATCAACATATATTAAAATATAAATTTAACGAATCGTTAATGATTTTATATAAATTTTTTTTGTATGATTTTTGTTCTATTTTTTTAGAAATAATTAAACCAGATAAAAAAAAATATCTTTCAGAAGAAACATATCTTTTTATTATTAAATATTTTGAAAAAATATTAAAATTATTACATCCATATATTCCATTTATATCGGAAAAAATATGGAATCTAATTAAGATTAGAAAAAACAATGAAGCATTAATAATATCTTCTTGGCCTGTCAAAAAAAAATTTGATATTAAAGTTGTTAATTCATTTGAAAGAATAATTAAAATAATATCATTAACACGTAATATAAAAAATAAAAATCGTATAAATAAAAATGCAACTTGCATATTATTTTCCATGAAAAAAGAAAATAAAAAATATTATTCTATATTAAATAAATTAGCTAATATTTCAAAAGTTGTGTTATTATCTAATGAACCAAAAAATTCTTCATCTTTTTACTTTTTTTTATTAAATTCCGAAAAATTTTTCTTATTATTTAATGATTCAATAAAATCTAAAAAATTACATTATAAAGATAATATTATAAAAAAGATTAAACATCTTAAAACATTTTTGTCTATAATAAAAAATAATTTATTAAATAAAAATTTTTTATTATCTGCCCCAAAAAAAATTATATTAAAAGAACAAAAAAAAAAAATAGATACAATTAAAAAGATAAATTCGTTAGAAGAATATCTAAAATCTATACAAAAAAAATAA
- the hisIE gene encoding bifunctional phosphoribosyl-AMP cyclohydrolase/phosphoribosyl-ATP diphosphatase HisIE, whose product MKKKFQSIYQKINFKNDIVPTIIQDYKSNLVLMLGFMNKESYKKSILDKKVTFYSRSKNRLWTKGETSNNFLFIKDILIDCDGDTLLIKVKPNGPVCHKKTDTCWKEINKRNFLFLLEEIILNRIFCKNEKNDSYVKKLYKKGMNRIIQKFGEESIELIIESKDNNDNNFLNEAADLLFHYLILLRKKNFTIKNVIDILEKRHLINI is encoded by the coding sequence ATGAAAAAAAAATTTCAATCCATTTATCAAAAAATTAATTTTAAAAATGATATAGTACCAACTATTATACAAGATTATAAATCTAATTTAGTTTTAATGTTAGGATTTATGAATAAAGAATCATATAAAAAAAGTATTCTTGATAAGAAAGTAACATTTTATAGTCGATCTAAAAACAGATTATGGACTAAAGGAGAAACAAGTAATAATTTTCTTTTTATTAAAGATATACTAATTGATTGTGATGGAGATACTTTATTAATAAAAGTAAAGCCTAATGGACCTGTTTGTCATAAAAAAACGGATACTTGTTGGAAAGAAATAAATAAGAGGAATTTTCTATTCCTTTTAGAGGAAATAATTTTAAATCGAATTTTTTGTAAAAATGAAAAAAATGATTCATATGTAAAAAAATTATATAAAAAAGGTATGAATAGAATTATACAAAAATTTGGAGAAGAATCAATAGAATTAATTATTGAATCTAAAGATAATAATGATAATAATTTTTTAAATGAAGCTGCAGATTTATTATTTCATTATCTTATTTTATTAAGAAAAAAAAATTTTACTATAAAAAATGTAATAGATATTTTAGAAAAAAGACATCTAATTAATATTTAA
- a CDS encoding pyruvate dehydrogenase complex E1 component subunit beta, with protein MKEKTFREAISDAMSEEMRRDESIYLMGEEVAQYNGAYKASKGMLNEFGSKRIIDTPISELGFSGIGIGSAMNGCRPIIEFMTFNFSLIAMDQIINNAAKIYYMSGGQWNIPIVFRGPTGSAGQLGATHSQSFESWFASCPGLKVVIPCNPYDAKGLLKSSIRDNNPVIFMESEQMYGDKMMIPKKEYLLPIGKASIKKKGKDVSLVSFGKIMKIAMNVAEKLNNDNISVEVIDIQTIRPLDYNSIIFSVKKTNRLVILEESWPFSSIASEISFFVQKMAFDYLDAPINRVTLLDTPAPYASNLVENWFPNEKKVIESIKETLYI; from the coding sequence ATGAAAGAAAAAACTTTTAGAGAGGCTATATCCGATGCTATGAGCGAAGAAATGAGAAGAGATGAATCAATATATCTTATGGGTGAAGAAGTTGCTCAATATAATGGAGCTTATAAGGCATCAAAAGGAATGTTAAATGAATTTGGATCAAAAAGAATAATTGATACTCCTATTTCAGAATTGGGATTTTCTGGTATAGGAATTGGTTCAGCTATGAATGGATGTAGACCTATTATAGAATTTATGACATTTAATTTTTCTTTAATAGCTATGGATCAAATTATTAATAATGCTGCTAAAATATATTATATGAGTGGAGGACAATGGAATATTCCTATAGTTTTTAGGGGCCCAACTGGATCTGCTGGTCAATTAGGAGCCACACATTCTCAATCTTTTGAAAGTTGGTTTGCTAGTTGTCCTGGTCTAAAAGTAGTAATACCATGTAACCCTTATGATGCAAAGGGATTACTAAAATCATCTATAAGGGATAATAATCCTGTAATTTTTATGGAATCCGAACAAATGTATGGAGACAAAATGATGATACCAAAAAAAGAATATTTATTACCCATTGGAAAAGCAAGTATAAAAAAAAAGGGTAAGGATGTGAGTTTAGTATCTTTTGGAAAGATAATGAAAATAGCAATGAATGTAGCAGAAAAATTAAATAATGATAACATTAGTGTAGAAGTTATAGACATTCAAACTATACGTCCATTAGATTATAATTCTATAATTTTTTCTGTAAAAAAAACTAATCGTTTGGTGATATTAGAAGAATCATGGCCATTTTCATCTATTGCATCTGAAATATCATTTTTTGTACAAAAAATGGCATTTGATTATTTAGATGCACCTATTAATAGGGTAACTTTATTAGACACGCCAGCTCCTTATGCATCTAATTTAGTAGAAAATTGGTTTCCAAATGAAAAAAAAGTAATTGAATCTATAAAAGAAACTCTTTATATTTAA